One window of Mediterraneibacter gnavus ATCC 29149 genomic DNA carries:
- the rpsG gene encoding 30S ribosomal protein S7 — MPRKGHTQKRDVLADPIYNNKVVTKLINNIMLDGKKGVAQKIVYGAFERVEAKAEKSAIEVFEEAMNNIMPVLEVKARRIGGATYQVPIEVRADRRQALALRWITLYSRQRGEKTMEERLANEILDAANNTGASVKKKEDMHKMAEANKAFAHYRF, encoded by the coding sequence GTGCCACGTAAAGGACATACTCAGAAAAGAGACGTATTAGCGGATCCAATATACAACAATAAAGTTGTTACCAAACTTATCAACAACATCATGTTAGATGGTAAGAAAGGTGTAGCACAGAAGATTGTATACGGAGCATTTGAAAGAGTTGAAGCAAAAGCTGAAAAATCGGCGATCGAAGTATTCGAAGAGGCTATGAACAACATCATGCCAGTACTCGAAGTAAAAGCAAGACGTATCGGTGGAGCTACTTATCAGGTGCCGATCGAAGTCAGAGCTGACAGAAGACAGGCTCTCGCACTTCGCTGGATCACATTGTACTCCCGTCAGAGAGGCGAGAAGACAATGGAAGAAAGATTAGCTAACGAAATCCTGGATGCTGCTAACAACACAGGAGCATCTGTAAAGAAAAAAGAAGATATGCACAAAATGGCAGAAGCAAACAAAGCGTTTGCTCACTACCGTTTCTAA
- the fusA gene encoding elongation factor G produces MAHIDAGKTTTTERILYYTGVNHKIGNTHEGNATMDWMEQEQERGITITSAATTCHWTLQENCKPKEGALEHRINIIDTPGHVDFTVEVERSLRVLDGAVGVFCAKGGVEPQSENVWRQADTYNVPRMAFINKMDILGANFYGTVEQIKTRLGKNAICIQLPIGKEDEFKGIIDLFEMKAYIYNDDKGDDISIIDIPEEMQEDAELYHTELVEKICELDDDLMMAYLEGEEPSVEELKAALRKATCTCDAIPVCCGTAYRNKGVQKLLDAVIEFMPSPLDIPAITGVDEDGNEVERHSSDDEPFSALVFKIMTDPFVGKLAYFRVYSGTMNSGSYVLNATKEKKERVGRILQMHANKREELDKVYSGDIAAAIGFKYSTTGDTICDEQHPVILESMEFPEPVIELAIEPKTKASQGKLGESLAKLAEEDPTFRAHTDQETGQTIIAGMGELHLEIIVDRLLREFKVEANVGAPQVAYKESITKAVDIDSKYAKQSGGRGQYGHCKVKFEPMDVNGEEVYKFESTVVGGAIPKEYIPAVGEGIEEAMKSGILGGFPVVGVHANVYDGSYHEVDSNEMAFHIAGSLAFKDAMKQASPVLLEPIMKVEVTMPEEYMGDIIGDINSRRGRIEGMDDLGGGKIVRAFVPLSEMFGYSTDLRSRTQGRGNYSMFFDSYEQVPKSVQEKVLSNKNA; encoded by the coding sequence ATGGCTCATATTGATGCAGGTAAAACTACAACAACAGAGCGTATTCTTTACTATACCGGTGTTAATCATAAGATTGGTAATACTCATGAAGGTAATGCTACCATGGACTGGATGGAGCAGGAACAGGAAAGAGGTATTACAATTACTTCTGCTGCTACAACTTGCCACTGGACTCTGCAGGAAAACTGCAAACCAAAAGAGGGCGCTTTAGAGCACCGTATCAACATCATTGATACTCCGGGACACGTTGACTTTACAGTAGAAGTTGAGCGTTCCCTTCGTGTACTGGACGGCGCTGTCGGCGTTTTCTGTGCAAAGGGTGGTGTTGAGCCACAGTCTGAAAACGTATGGCGTCAGGCAGACACTTACAATGTACCAAGAATGGCATTCATCAACAAGATGGACATCTTAGGTGCAAACTTCTACGGAACAGTAGAACAGATCAAGACAAGACTTGGTAAAAATGCAATCTGCATTCAGCTTCCAATTGGAAAAGAAGATGAATTCAAAGGAATCATCGACCTTTTTGAAATGAAAGCATATATCTACAACGATGATAAAGGTGATGATATTTCTATCATTGATATCCCGGAAGAGATGCAGGAAGATGCAGAACTGTATCATACAGAGCTGGTTGAAAAGATCTGTGAATTAGATGACGATCTGATGATGGCATATCTGGAAGGAGAAGAGCCTTCTGTAGAGGAACTGAAAGCGGCACTGAGAAAAGCTACATGTACATGTGATGCGATTCCGGTTTGCTGTGGTACAGCTTACAGAAATAAAGGTGTTCAGAAACTTCTGGATGCAGTTATCGAATTCATGCCATCTCCATTAGACATCCCGGCTATCACAGGTGTGGATGAAGATGGAAACGAAGTAGAGAGACATTCTTCAGACGACGAACCATTCTCTGCTCTCGTATTTAAGATTATGACAGACCCATTCGTTGGAAAACTGGCATACTTCAGAGTGTACTCAGGAACAATGAACTCAGGTTCTTATGTTCTGAATGCAACAAAAGAGAAAAAAGAGCGTGTTGGACGTATCCTTCAGATGCATGCCAACAAGCGTGAAGAACTTGATAAAGTTTACTCAGGAGATATCGCAGCTGCAATCGGATTTAAATATTCTACAACTGGAGATACAATCTGTGACGAGCAGCATCCGGTTATCTTAGAGTCCATGGAATTCCCAGAGCCGGTTATCGAGCTCGCTATCGAGCCTAAGACAAAAGCTTCTCAGGGTAAACTTGGAGAATCTCTTGCAAAACTTGCAGAAGAAGATCCAACATTCCGTGCGCATACAGATCAGGAAACTGGTCAGACAATCATTGCTGGTATGGGTGAGCTTCACCTTGAGATCATCGTAGACAGACTTCTGCGTGAATTCAAAGTAGAAGCAAACGTAGGTGCTCCACAGGTTGCTTACAAAGAATCCATCACAAAAGCAGTGGATATCGACAGCAAATATGCAAAACAGTCCGGTGGACGTGGACAGTACGGACACTGTAAAGTTAAATTCGAGCCAATGGATGTCAACGGTGAGGAAGTATACAAATTTGAATCTACTGTTGTCGGTGGTGCAATTCCGAAAGAATACATCCCAGCAGTTGGCGAAGGTATCGAAGAGGCAATGAAATCTGGTATCCTTGGAGGATTCCCGGTTGTCGGTGTACACGCAAATGTATACGATGGTTCTTACCATGAAGTCGATTCCAATGAAATGGCATTCCACATTGCCGGATCTCTGGCATTCAAGGATGCTATGAAACAGGCTTCTCCTGTACTTCTTGAGCCAATCATGAAGGTAGAGGTAACAATGCCTGAGGAATACATGGGAGATATCATTGGAGATATCAACTCCCGTCGTGGACGTATTGAAGGTATGGATGACCTTGGTGGTGGTAAGATCGTTCGTGCATTCGTTCCATTGTCCGAAATGTTTGGATATTCTACAGACCTTCGTTCCAGAACACAGGGACGTGGTAACTACTCTATGTTCTTCGACAGCTATGAGCAGGTACCGAAGTCTGTACAGGAAAAAGTATTATCCAATAAAAATGCGTAA